One Phaseolus vulgaris cultivar G19833 chromosome 4, P. vulgaris v2.0, whole genome shotgun sequence DNA window includes the following coding sequences:
- the LOC137838389 gene encoding uncharacterized protein — translation MALPHMGNRHSGAFPSSDKADEESNEERRVNLDLLDEAREEARIKAEAVKRRVEHQYSSKVKLRQFQVANLVMRKAHPYELENKLSPKWTGPFRVTEAKGNGLYKLETLEGGPIPRSWNAANLKFYFN, via the exons ATGGcccttccacacatggggaatcgacattctggggcctttccctctagcgataaggcagatgaa GAGTCcaatgaggaaagaagggtAAATCTAGACCTATTGGACGAGGCCAGAGAGGAAGCAAGGATAAAGGCCGAAGCTGTGAAGAGGAGAGTGGAGCatcaatatagctctaaggtgaagctgcGGCAGTTCCAAGTAGCTAACTTGGTCATGCGGAAGGCTCATCCTTAtgagttggagaacaagttgtctcccaaatggaccggacccttcagagtaacTGAAGCCAAGGGAAATGGTTTGTACAAGTTGGAGACTCTCGAAGGCGGCCCCatcccacgcagctggaatgcagccaatttaaaattttatttcaattga